One window of the Dreissena polymorpha isolate Duluth1 chromosome 5, UMN_Dpol_1.0, whole genome shotgun sequence genome contains the following:
- the LOC127881385 gene encoding uncharacterized protein LOC127881385, with amino-acid sequence MKAASMIENSPEDTTSVVFLTDARSVLEALTNNTSPKLAKLMTRLSNNLNIALQWIPAHCGVSGNEEADQLAKQGAKTEQPNTQITYREKVSIIKAITRPQQEQDAYHLLNRAEQVVMVRLRSGHNRLNAHLYRKYKLVPSPLCPCGEEEQTAEHVLQRCKRHDQERAAEWSEDTTLNRKLYGGLEDLRRTTTFIAETGMIV; translated from the coding sequence ATGAAGGCAGCCTCTATGATTGAGAACTCACCTGAAGATACCACTTCAGTAGTATTCCTCACAGATGCAAGATCAGTCCTTGAAGCTCTGACAAACAACACCTCCCCAAAACTAGCAAAACTTATGACAAGACTCAGCAATAACCTCAACATAGCACTCCAGTGGATACCTGCCCACTGTGGAGTGTCAGGAAACGAGGAGGCTGACCAACTAGCTAAACAGGGAGCAAAAACAGAGCAACCAAATACCCAGATTACATACAGAGAGAAAGTCAGCATCATAAAGGCAATCACCAGGCCCCAGCAAGAGCAAGATGCTTATCACCTGCTTAACAGAGCAGAACAAGTAGTGATGGTTCGACTACGCTCAGGACACAACAGACTGAATGCCCACTTGTACAGAAAATACAAGCTGGTACCCTCACCACTCTGTCCATGTGGAGAAGAGGAACAAACTGCTGAACATGTTCTTCAAAGATGCAAAAGACACGATCAGGAGCGAGCTGCGGAGTGGTCCGAAGACACAACCCTCAACAGAAAACTGTATGGAGGTCTGGAAGATCTAAGACGGACTACAACATTCATTGCAGAAACTGGCATGATTGTGTAG